Within the Bradyrhizobium cosmicum genome, the region TTTGGCAAGGCCGCAAAACCCGTTATTTGCCTCTCTTGAGAGCGATAAATCCCTGGATTCGATCGGCTGTCCGCGACTGACCGAGGAGACCTGATCCCCTCACCCGGATCGCACCGGACGATGCTGCGCATCGCCGGGCCGCTCCGACCTCTCCCTGTGGGAGAGGTGACAAAAAACCCGGGCCTTGCGGGCCCGGGTTTCTCAACTCAAACAGCCGATCCGCTCAGGCGGCGGGCGGGTAGTACTTCGCGGCGCTGGCCTTGATCGGCTCGGCGGCGGCGGTGGCCGCGCGCTGGGCGATCTCGGCGAGCTCCTTGGCCTGGGCCTGGAAGGTCTCGAGCTGGGTCTTGGAGTGGCCGGTCCACAGCGCGAACGCGTCGGACGGCGACTTCACGCTGAACAGCTGCTGGGTGAACTCGAGCTGCGCCGTGGTGTTGGCCTTCATGAACTCCATCACCTTGGCGGCGTATTCGCTCGCGCCCTTGTGGGCGGAGGAAAACACGGCCTCGACGGTACCGTTATGGGTTTCGGCGGCGTCCTTGAACTTGGCGTAGTTTTCGCGCGCCTGCGAAACGCCTTTTTCGGCGAACGCACGCACCTGCTCCGGAACCTCGAACGGAATGACGGAGGCAGAGAATGGATCAGTCGCACCTGTCATGGTTGTCCCTCACGCTAATTGAAAAATGTGGTGAGCCATCTGGCGCGCCCGCCGGGCCCCAATCTGGGCCTGCATTCAGCGGT harbors:
- a CDS encoding phasin gives rise to the protein MTGATDPFSASVIPFEVPEQVRAFAEKGVSQARENYAKFKDAAETHNGTVEAVFSSAHKGASEYAAKVMEFMKANTTAQLEFTQQLFSVKSPSDAFALWTGHSKTQLETFQAQAKELAEIAQRAATAAAEPIKASAAKYYPPAA